actttctaagcctgttttctatgacaaaataagtctttataagcgcttcatagatgatctgattatcatatggaaggaggaagcggcacaattcataaaggagctcaataataacacctgggggattaccttcacatcacaaattaataaagaaaaaatggtatttcttgatttagagatcagccatagtggtaaaaaaatcatcacgaaatcccacttcaaaaaagtggattcaaatggctttttagatttcaatagtgcacattacaagaagtggaaggttaatataccccacagccaattttatcgcatcagaaagaattgtacgagagaatctgattatgtagctcagtctaaaattttaaaaagaaaatttaaggaaaaaagatacccgaaaaaatttgataaatggtgcatatagggacaacaaaataaaaacacaggaggaatgtttaaccccttagtgacagagccaatttggtacttaatgaccgagccaatttttgcaattctgaccactgtcactttatgaggttataactctggaacgcttcaacggatcccgctgattctgagattgttttttcgtgacatattgtacttcatgttagtggtaacatttcttcgatattacttgcgattatttatgaaaaaaacggaaatatggcgaaaatttttaaaattttgcaattttcaaactttgtatttttatgcccttaaatcagagagatatgtcataaaaaatagttaataaataacatttcccacatgtctactttacatcagcacaattttggaaacaaaatttttttttgttagggagttataagggttaaaagttgaccagcaatttctcatttttacaacaccatttttttttagggaccacatcacatttgaagtcattttgaggggtctatatgatagaaaataatgaagtgtgacaccattctaaaaactacacccctcaaggttctcaaaaccacattcaagaagtttattaaccctttacgtgcttcacaggaactgaaacaatgtggaaggaaaaaatgaacatttaacttttttttgcaaacatcttaattcagaaccatttttttattttcacaagtgtaaaaacagaaatgtaaccataaattttgttatgcaatttctcctgaatacgccaataccccatatgtgggggtaaaccactgttagggcgcaccgcagagcttggaagtgaaggagcgccgtttgactttttcaatgcagaattggctggaattgagatcagacgccatgtcacgtttcgagagcccctgatgtacctaaacagtggaaactccccacaagtgacaccattttggaaactagaccccttaaggaacttatctagatgtgtggtgagcactttgaacccccaagtgcttcacagaagtttataacgtagagccgtgaaaataaaaaaatcgcttttgtttacacaaaaatgatctttttgcccacaaattcttattttcacaagggtaacaggagaaattggactacaatagttgttgtgcaatttctcctgagtacgctgatacccaatatgtgggggtaaacagctgttagggcgcaccgcagagcttggaagagaaggagtgccgttttactttttcaatgtagaattggctggaattgagattggacgccatgtcgcgtttggagagcccctgatttgcctaaacagtggaaaccccccacaagtgacaccattttggaaactagaccccttaaggaacttatctagatgtgtggcgagcactttgaacccccatgtgcttcacagaagtttataacgtagagccatgaaaaaaaaaattgcattttttctacaaaaattatctttttgcccacaaatttttattttcacaagggtaacaggagaaattagaccacaaaagttgttgtgcaatttctcctgagtacgtcgatacccaatatgtgggggtaaaccactgtttgggcgcaccgcagagcttggaagagaaggagtgccgttttactttttcaatgtagaattggctggaattgagatcggacgccatgtcgcgtttggagagcccctgatgtgcctaaacagtagaaatcccccacaagtgaccccattttggaaactagaccccccatggaacttatctagatgtgtggtgagaaccttgaatgcccaagtgcttcacagaagtttataatgcagagccgtgaaaataaaaaatattttttttttccacaaaaaagattttttagccaccaaatttttattttcacaagggtaacaagagaaactggaccccaaaagttgttgtccaatttgtcctgagtatgctggtaccccatatgtggaacgttttggaatgcagactttgatagaatggtctgcgggtattatgttgcgtttgcagagcccctgatgtacctaaccagtagaaaccctccacaagtgaccccattttggaaactagaccccccaaggaacttatctagatgtgtggtgagaactttgaatgcccaagtgcttcacagaagtttagaatgcagagtcgtgaaaataaaaaatgtaaccctacccccggcagccgagaccccaaagattctcccggtgccggccggcgggcgcactgcgcatgcgcccgccattttgaagatggcggcgcccaccgggagacacgaggagcatcgggggagctaggtgagtattggggggccacctgggaccccttttctctgtcctccgatgtgcgatcacatcggaggacagagaaattaaaaagagatcgctttttttttttttttttgcgatcgccggtaaacggttaattaccggcgatcgcaaatgcggggtgggttaaaaaccccccgaatcatgttctctggggtctcggctaccctcggcagccgagaccccggagaaaatcggcctctggggggcgctatggactttttccacagcgccgttaattaacggcgctgtggtttaagtacccttagcggccgccgttaaaaggcgtatcggcggtcgctaaggggttaaaaggaaaaaccaggaagggggatactttgactactggtaaggaaaaaagtgacgatcgctggaaattgaattttgtgacaacattcaataggggaaataaaatcataagaactgtgctttctaaatattggtacatcttgaagcgtgaccctgtcttgggaaaacatctccctgataaaccagggattacatatagaagggggaaaactttgaaaaatttggtggcccccagtaaattaaaaaaacagttggatccaaaaagaaaaaacatttataaaaataaggatcaaactttatgtggagttcttcaaggcaccggagtttttaaatgtaactccaaaaaatgttgcacctgtgggatcctagatcacggggctaaaactattaaatgcaataatactggtgatgtctttgaaatctcacaaagactcacctgtagtagtgatcatgttgtatatgtcatcacatgcagctgtggtttgcagtatgtgggacgcactgtacagacactgcggtcacgcattaatggccacagaaatagagcaaaaaatggctttttaaaacatagtctctcaaggcatctactacttaaacataataaaatttttaacataaaagtaactccagtggagcagataccctctggagctgcaaacaggaatgctcttttaaacaggaaagaaacgttttggatatatcgcttgggaacattatttcaaaatggattgaatgatatcatagagagagtttagaggagattttatttttttttctctttcttgcatcaatgttaacaaggctgtatcaatcagtgggtgttttcctgaacttggtccacaccccaaatcaaggttctgagactgggataaaaggtttgatactatatataagtgtaattgaattttatactaataggatttgtactgtgtttttatgatacctgaagaaggatatatactgtatccgaaacgcgttgtatctcttctattttaagttatgaaatatcatctttgaatgcgagtcctgggaagcgctgccattcatgggctggatgtgcttttcttagaCAAAGTGTAAGAGTGAGTTTGACTGTTGTAGGCAGAAAACAAAGATATGGAAGGACACTGTCCAGCAGCCATCCTACAAGAGCACAGATTAGCAGCGGTGCTAAGGCAGAGAAagaaaaaaggattaaaaaaaagttttaccagaagaaggatatatactgtatccgaaacgcgttgtatctcttctattttaagttatgaaataaaaaaatatgaaatatcatctttgaatgtgagtcctgggaagcgctgccattcatgggctggatgtgcttttcttgaactactcatcctgtgtgagccttactctggctctctcacttggatccacccgaggcaagctgcaagccctgtatattgaaaagtatctcagagggaatttggaggatacacaatctaaagccattttagtcttttatcaggtgagtgcataaaattgtgcaccctttaaagactataatattgtgtttacgcacttagggcgccgcgatttgtctgttcttctctcccaaacagggtttttttgtatcttACACTTTGTCGCCACCAGTCAGCCCCCTAATAGCTTTAAATATAGTATGTAAATTCTATAATCAGTCTCCTTTCCCCTCTGGCAGCTGTAAATATAACCCTCAAAAAGTTCCCTAATCAGTTTCCTTTCCTCACTGGCAGCTTTAAGTATTTAAATTCCCTATTCAGTCTACTTTAGCATGTGGCAGCTGTGAATATAATCCCTAAATTCCCTAATCAGTTTCCTTTCTCCTCTGGCAGCTGTAAATATAATCCCTAAATTCCCTAATCTGTCTCCTTTCCCATCTGGAAGCTGTACATATTGCTCTTGGAAAAATTAagtgaccactgcacagttttataaaatcaGCTTCTTTAcacgtctgacagccattccattccagggtCAGTTGAATTCCCAACAGAgttcacctcattctacttaatgtgcttctgattaggtgatcacctgaaccaaatctttctTAATgatggaaaatataaaaaaaaccgtgctgtggtgttcacaattctcttgcaataggacaagctggatggcaaaataagtgctagtaatatcccaaaataaTAGGAATGAAAGAATAACTTTTAACTAtgctaaaggagttgaaaagaaaagtgttgagtgaggaaaagaagggctcaattctggctttactagcacagggacacagtgagcgtcatgttgcctccatccctaaaatttctaagacggcagtccattacaacaaggtcaagcagcagatattggggacaacaaagctacagaccggcagagggcaaaaatgactctaaactgaccaggatgaccgtcatcttattcgaatgtcactcagcaaccataggatgacatcaagtgacctacaaaaggaatggcagctggggtgaggtGCATGGCAAGCACAGTTCGTAACAGGcacctagaggcagggctcaagtcatgtaaagctagaaaaagcctttcatcaatgagatgcaaaggagagccaggctgaagattGCCAAAGaccgtaagggtatgtttccacggtcaggaaacgctgcgtgtttgatgctgcgtagagcggcagggtcaaacacgcagcgtccagatgttacagcatagtggaggggatttcatgaaatcccgtcttcactatgcggtaaaacacgcatgcggcagacccacgtaaacggacatgcggcgcgtcttttcagaacgcagcatgtctgtttacaatgcggcgacgctccgtcgccacaCCGTAAATTACCCATAGATAATCATCAGATGCAGTAAaaccacatctaatgattagtGAAATGCGAAGTAACTGCAtatacgcagcttactacgcatctcTCATAATTTAtatgccggctcacctgtcccaccactggaagtccgcgtccactgcagttctcgcgataacctgGCTTACCGCGAGAACGGCCGTGCACGTGACCAGGGGTTATCTCTGGTCACTAGTctcgttctcacggtcagctgattgtgagaacgctgcagtgtaggtgatcgctggagagttatctccggcgatcatctacaagctctgctatgtgtggatgtcaggcatccagatgtagcagagctggactcgtcgtgggacactagtTATTAAGGACTACGTTGGACAAGGAGTATactgctggtttattatttttctttctttctaagagacgagggctttgcttggattaccagtacaataaaaatatggtcaaaactgtgtgttttatttcaataaaatactttattcttcatgtgtgtgtgttttattaaccctttcacaagtataggattagtaatggtaggtatcttattgacgcctctccattactaagccggcttaatgtcaccttacaaaggtgacattaaccccttattaccccatatcccaccgctacgggGGAGTGGGAAGAGCGAGAGGCTAggcgccggaattggcacatcttacagatgcgccatttctggggcggctgttatttgtagccgggggggggtcaatatcaatggcccctctctaggctatgaacatcagcccgcagctgtctgcgtagcctttctggctataaattataggggcgtcattttttttgggtccccctattttaatagccagtaaaggctaaatatacagctgcggactgatattcatagcctgggaagatccatgggttttaaccccttcccaggctacaaacatcagtcccccagtcgttggctttccctctctggcgcagaaaattgcgcgggagcccacaccatttttttttttcatttttttaaaaattaaacagatattgcttttaaggccggggtcacacttgaaaGAAgctcacgagtctctcgcctcaatacccggcactgtcgccggcactcgggaccgaagcgttcagctacatagaagtacatgcagccgcacactccggttccgtgtgcgagtttctcgcatgtgtgatcccggcctaactctatatgtaccattttattatatttattactaaactttgggcttggtattatctatcgtatctatctatttatctatcgtatctatctattattcatCTACGTATCGACATATCTCTCtagctatcgatagatatatttatttatagataaatagatacgatATAGAtgcgatagatctatctatctatcatctatctgtctctgTGTGtagacattattcttcaatggagtatgtaaatgaagaggatgGACAAGAAATGacttcacaattctttttttttttggtatatctttatttagcttacaaaaacacacacaaatccgcatgtaaaaacgcatcaaaaacgcaggtgacctgcaagTGACCTCAGGTTCAGATTTGGTGCCGATTTTATctgcatcaaatcctgagcaaatcctgatgcaatcctgaccgtggaaacataccctaaggattggaccatagaggactggagtaaggtaatcttctctgattagtctaattttcagctttgcccaacaccttgtcgcctaatggttagacggagacctggagaggcgtacaagccacattttcttgcacccactgtgaaatttggtggaggatcggtgatgacctGGCAATGCTgccgcaaggctggaattgggcaggttaatctttgcgaaggacgtatgaatcaagccgcatacaaggttatcctggaaaaacagctgattccttctgctcaggcaatgttccccaactctgaggactgttttttccagcaggacaatgcgccatgccacacagctaggtcaagcaaggtgtgaatgaaggaccaccacatcaaatccctgtcatggctagcccaatctccagacctgaaccccattgaaaacctctggaatgtaatcaagaggatgatggatagtcacaagccatcaaacaaagaagaactgctgacattattgtaccagaagcagcgtgaaagactggtggaaagctgccaagacgcatgaaagctgggattaaaaacatggttattccacaaaatattgatttctgaactcatcctgaggtaaaacattagtgttgtggtttctaaatgattatgagcttgttttttttgcattatttgaggtctgtaagcaaagcatttttttgatattttgaccatttctcattttctgaaaataaatacaaaatttattgcttggaaattcggagacgttgtcagtagttcatagaataaaagaacaatttacattttactcaaaaatatacctataaagagaaaaatcagacaaactgaaaatgttgcagtggtctcttcatttttgccagagctgtatataatccCTACATTCCCTAATCAGTTTCCTTTCCGCTCTGATAGATGATAGAACATTTGTGTTGTGCTGCCATTTAGTAATGCTGCCCTTGATTGTAAATTGTCTTTTTACCCCTTCTACATGTCCCGGTCAATTGTTTTGGAagtagattatttttttttttattatgcttcTATATAATACATCTttatagacatcatcatcactgtccccattggagctcaaaaTCTTAATGCCCTATCAGCAATGTGGGAGGAAAGCAAAGTACCCGGAGGTAACAAAAGAACATGTAATCTcaatgcagatattgtccttggtggaattttaaccacagtgctgcaaagcaacagtgctaacctctgagccaccgtacagtgctaaccactgagccaccgtacagtgctaacctctgagccaccgtacagtgctaacctctgagccaccatacagtgctaacctctgagccaccgtacagtgctaaccactgagccaccgtacagtgctaacctctgagccaccatacagtgctaatctctgagccaccatacaatgctaaccactgagccaccatacagtgctaaccactgagccaccatacagtgctaacctgtgagccaccatacagtgctaaccactgagccaccatacaatgctaaccactgagccaccatacaatgctaacctctgagccaccatacagtgctaaccactgagccaccatacaatgctaacctctgagccaccatacaatgctaacctgagccaccgtgcagtgctaaccactgagccactgtacagtgctaaccactgagccaccatacaatgctaacctctgagccaccatacagtgctaaccactgagccaccatacagtgctaaccactgagccacctggcGCTGTACAAGCAAAGTCTTTATACTTGCTTCATCTGAGTTATTGTAAATTCAAGTGTAAAAGATCCAAATTTTCCAGTATTCTTGTAAATACAATCCCCATTTAGTCCCTTATTCAGCTGAATGTAATGTTGTCCCAATCCGTCTGCTTCACACTTACACCGGCTTCCCCCGCGCAGATGTAAGTATGGTTTCCTGTAAAATCTTTTGTCATTGTCCTTCCCCTTCTGACAGTTGTAAATATAATCATCATTATTTCCCCCAGTCTCCTTTCACGTCCAGCAGATACTGTATAAATATAATCCTCAGTCACTGTCCTTCCATTTCTTGTACTTAGAAATATCATCAGCCTCCTTCTCCCTCTGGCAGCCGTAAACCGTGTCCCTATTAAAATCTCCAGCCAGTCTGCTTCACCCCCTATCACTGTCTTCTTTCCCTTCTGATAGCTGTAAAtatatatatgcccattatttctcTTGATCAGTGTATTAATACAGTTCTTAGTCATTGCCCTTTCTTTTTTTGCAACTATATAGTCCTTAGCACGTTCCCATATCAGTCTCCCCACCCTTCTGGCAGCTGTAAATATCGTTTGTAGTAAGTTTCCCAGTTGGTCTCCTCCGCAATCTGGCAGTGAGAAATACTGAATaagaaacacataaaaaaaagtataaacatGATTATAAAAAGGACATTTCCAATTGAACAGGTCCTATAAAAAGTGGAAAAACAATTTATTTGTGCCAGAGGATTtccattgaccccccccccccttctatcGCCCTTCAATACCAAAGTACATAGGGAAGACGTCAGCACACCCTTTTTCCTGAAGGAACTGGTAGAGCTGGCCTAGGTCCATGTGGTTTCCTCGATTTCCATGTACATCAAACGCCTTCTCTTCTAGGGCCGGAAATTTTCTCAGCTTCTGGATTTCCACCTGAGACCCTGAGGCCGAGGAGGACAATGGGACATCTTCCCTGTGTCTTATTAAAATGCGTTTCCACGTCAGTTTCCTTATTCTGAAAAACGACAGAGATAATAAGAATGACATGGTGTTGAGAGCTACTGTCCTAATTAGCCTCTCTGACCCACGGCATATAACCGGTGATAATATGGCCGACACGCACCTGTAAGGGCAGCATTCTTGGCAGctcaaccccttagatgctgcggtCGATAGCGATCGCAGCATCCAAACGGTTAGCCCATTGCCATCACTCTTGGCCGCGGTGTGAAGGCGGTAAAATATatgaaatatttaaaaataaataataattttaaaaaaatgacaatGGAAACCATTTGCGTTCCAAACCCATATATACGTACCTAGACCAAAACTCTTCACAGGGCTCCTGTGCCCCCTCCACACACACGATTCCAGGTTTCCCGGGCATGCTGAAGCCGGAGAGCCCCAGCTCCTTCGACCATTCTAATATATATTTCCTTTTATGCTTATTGTATATGTGGTGACTGTAAATCCACAATCTGGTAAAGATGGCGTCCTCGGATACCGCCGCTACTCCTTGCTGGTTATCTGCAGGGGGCGCTGTGTTCAGGTAGGTCTCAGCATGGTCCTGGACCCACTCAGTAGCACTTAGGATGCAGACATCTCCAGTGCAGCTGCTGCTCAGATGTGCATTTAGGTCGGAATTTAGCTGCGCCTGCTGAGACCGGACTAGAGATGGCGACCTATGAGAAAAGGAATAGTTATACGTTACCTGGAGCTCTGAGGCCACGTAGAAGGCCCCACAAAGCGTACATGTAACTTATGATCTAACCTGTCAGCAGGCTTTGCTATTTAATCTGGCAGCAGCATAAAATAGGGGCAGAGACCCGAATTCCAGGGATGtgttacttattaggctgtgtgctgtagtttcaatacaattagtgttttatGAGAATGCAATTATCTGTCATGGCAGTGTTGCAGGATATCCCGGGGTTAGGGGTTCCTTCCTTATCTCTAAAGGTATGGGCGCCACAACTATCCCTGCTTACTTCTGATGGTGATGATGCTGGGGCCACGTGCCTTGCTAAGCTCCTAAATCAGCCGTTATCTGTCCCCTCCAGCATCCAGTGAAGTGGGGAATAATAGTGTAtgaatatacagtatagaccaaaagtttggacacacagtctcatttaaagatttttctgaattttcatgactatgaaaattgaacattcacactgaaggcatcaaaactataaattaacacatgtggaattatatacttaacaaaaaagtgtgaaacaactgaaattatgtcttatattctacgttcttcaaagtagccaccttttgctttgatgactgctttgcacactcttggcattctcttgatgagcttcaagaggtagtcaccgggaatggttttcacttcacaggtgtgccctgtcaggtttaataagtgggatttcttgccttataaatggggttgggaccatcagttgtgttgagcagaagtctggtggatatacagcggatagtcctactgaatagacttagaatttgtattatggcaagaaaaaagcagctaagtaaagaaaaatgagtggccatcattactctaagaaatgaaggtcagtcagtccgaaaaatttggcaaactttgaaagtgtccccaagtgcagtggcaaaaaccatcaagcgctacaaagaaactggctcacatgaggaccgccccaggaaaggaagaccaagagtcacctctgcttctgaggataagtttatccgagtcaccagcctcagaaatcgcaggttaacagcagctcagattagagaccaggtcaatgccacacagagttctagcagcagacacatctctacaacaactgttaagaggagactttgtgcagcaggccttcatggtaaaatagctgctagaaaaccactgctaaggacaggcaacaagcagaagagacttgtttgggctaaagaacacaaggaatggacattagaccagtggaaatctgtgctttggtctgatgagtccaaatttgagatctttagttccaaccaccgtgtctttgtgcgatgcagaaaaggtgaatggatggactctacatgcctggttcccaccgtgaagcatggaggaggaggaggaggtgtgatgttgtgggggtgctttgctggtgacactgttggggatttattcaaaattgaaggcatactgaaccagcatggctaccacagcatcttgcagcgacatgctattccatccggtttacgtttagttggaccatcatttatttttcaacaggacagtgaccccaaacacacctcaaggctgtgtaagggctatttgaccaagaaggagagtgatggggtgctacaccagatgacctggcctccacagtcaccagacctgaacccaatcgagatggtttggggtgagctggacctcagagtgaaggcaaaagggccaacaagtggtaagcatctctgggaactccttcaagattgttggaagaccattctcggtgactacctcttgcagctcatcaaaagaatgccaagagtgtgcaaagcagtcatcaaagcaaaaggtggctactttgaagaacctagaatgtaagacataaattcagttgtttcacacttttttgttaagtatataattcatagttttgatgccttcagtgtgaatttacaattttcatagtcatgaaaatacagaaaaatctttaaatgaggtgtgt
The Ranitomeya imitator isolate aRanImi1 chromosome 3, aRanImi1.pri, whole genome shotgun sequence genome window above contains:
- the RWDD2B gene encoding RWD domain-containing protein 2B, with amino-acid sequence MTSYEEAEAQISELDLLSSMFPSEEEFSVTDELALAELRDYTERRVAAVTPTFQIQFTLTVKLGEADTAQHVLSLHCSYPPHYPNVPPEIVVRSPSLVRSQQAQLNSDLNAHLSSSCTGDVCILSATEWVQDHAETYLNTAPPADNQQGVAAVSEDAIFTRLWIYSHHIYNKHKRKYILEWSKELGLSGFSMPGKPGIVCVEGAQEPCEEFWSRIRKLTWKRILIRHREDVPLSSSASGSQVEIQKLRKFPALEEKAFDVHGNRGNHMDLGQLYQFLQEKGCADVFPMYFGIEGR